One Magnolia sinica isolate HGM2019 chromosome 2, MsV1, whole genome shotgun sequence genomic window, gggtcaggttgggttggtttgggttgtcAACGTCCTTGGGTCGGGATCAGGTTTCAAAACACCAACCGATTTGAAATCGGGTTGTAttcaggttgagcaaatttgggtcagGTTAGGTGGGGTTGGAAATTATTACACATATTTGGGTTGCATTGATTTGTGGGTTGCGTCCGCTTGAAGTCAGATCAGGTATGGGTTGACCCCTGCCCGAGTTTCACACCTATATccagacaatcctaaccactgaATTTGAGAATTGAATTCAGCTATTTCTCCTATTCCTAAATGAAAAACCCATATTTATTTTCCCTCAAATAAAACAGTTGGGATTCTTGGACCAACCTCATTTTTCGTAAGGCCTATTTTAGGATGGGGCCACGAGATATGTAGCTTAGAAATAGCAGGTAAATGCCATGGCAAGGTTAAGATCATCATATACATTTGAAACATACATTTATTTCCCAATACAATCGCTCACTAGCATTCGAAGTGGCTTACCCGTACACGCTTGGTGGCACCTACTTGTTCCACCTTGTGTATGAACTGATCAAACGAATAATAAGGGAGCAAACGCGAGTGCCATTGAGCATACAATCCGATCAGATTCCCCAAATCACTTACCTGTAAAACTCAATTCACAAAAGAAAAAATCAACACAGATTTTAGAAATTGCAAAGATAAAAAAGAATCCGATCCAAACGACCAAATCTACAAAATCCAAAATCTATTACCAGGATCAAGATCGATTATCAAAATCAGTGAACCCTAACCGAATATCACAAGATCAGATCTCgattcgagagagagagagaggccaacCTCATGACCGCGGCCACGATACTTGAAAGAGCGAGCAAAGTGGCGGAGAACGAAGCCGAGGCCGTCGTTGGAGAGGAGAAGCTCGGGCGTGAGCTTAGGTCTGGTTCTGGGGAGCTTCTTCTTAGGGTTTTCGGAGGATTTTTCGGGTAAGGGTTTTGAGCCCGTCCATGTCTGGGTGTAGGAAGAAGAGGATTTAGGGATATCGGGGTTAGGGTTTGTGGGAGAGAAAGGACAGTCTCGAGACCAATGCCCCGGCCTGCCGCACTTATAGCAGCCGGTTGGCGCAGCTTCTCCTTGCttctgcatctctctctctctctctctctctctctctctctctctggtttggCCCTTCTTTGCTTGGCGGGAAATGGAATGAAGGGGAGGGAAACGGGAGCgggttaggtgcggccccggccttacccaagacggtgcggcacttaccgtggggaccaccttgatatatgtatactatatctacaccgtccatacgttttgaaaGAACATTTTAAGAAtgaaccaaaaatgaagcagatctaattctcaggtggaccataacattgaaacagtggtgactgacgattaatggaccaaaaaagttttggatcaagatgatatttattttttgccTTCGTCTATTTTTACGTGACCTtattaaaaggatggatggtaaataaacgttatggaaacatcacggtggtcttaggaagtttttaatggtaggacattccatcaccattgttttctatagtatggtccacctgagatttggatattcttcatttttttttatcatgccctaaaacgatctgtAAAAgtagatggaccgcgtggatatagaatacgtatatcaaggtgggcccaaacggtaagggccgcacctaatccgctccgtaGGGAAACGGATCTGGAATCCTGTACGTCACGTGTTGTATATAGTGTGTACAACACCCGAGCTCCGTGGAGCTCAACGTGCTATTTATCTAATATcgaatccgttcatcaggtgtgatcTCTAATGACATCCGTAAAGATCATCAATTAGCTCATCAGAAATTTTAGGTGGGTCTCGTCATgaagaacaatgtaaaatcacctGAATCCTCTAAGTTCACACGGTGTGGCCTGCGTTATCTCTGTGTCAGCTCACTTTGGGTTGTCCCCTCGTCCTGTTGAGTCACAACTAatgaacctgatggacgggttagatgcaatggatacaacaaggtgggccacaccgaaaatGGGTAGTGCGCACCCAACGGATAGGATTTGTGAATTATATGATACAGGATTGGCGTTTTTGCACAGTATACGCGTGTTTCCAGTTTCAAGGTTGGGACCCATGGTTCTACAACAATCCAGACCACTGGTCTCGTGATTCTCATCGTGGATGGACCGTTCATACAATCTGAGAGGGAATTTTGGGTCACGAACCATCCACGGTTGAGATCGATGGAAAattggtctggattaccaaaaacatgggccccacttcgaaTAGTTGGAAACACGTATATATAGGGTCGTGTATCCAGTATCCTATCACTCCACTTCAGGGCCTGGTTTCTAAAAGCCCAAGCCCGACTAAAATTAGAACGGGTTTGGCTGCAGCCCAATTCAAAGTAGGCCGATCGAGGGGTCGAGTTAGATCCGGCTCTACAGTATCCATACTCGGCTAACTGGGTCCGGGTCCTTTCAGGTCCGGGGTCTAGTTCGTGGAGACCTGGACCCGGATCCAATCAGGTTCAGGTAGGGTAACCCTTAAGTCTTTTAATCTAGATTTCAAATTTGGTTTGGCATACTTAAGAGCTTTTACATGACTGGGCCTACATAATAGATGAATTAGATTGCACACATGTGTGACTTTGACACACCATGTGTGGATGGGATCTCTTACTATATATTTGTGGTCCAGGAATCAGCTTTTACATGACTGGGCCTACATCGATGGATGAATTAGATCGGACACATGTGAGACTTTGACACACCTTGTGTGGATGGGATCTATATTTGTGGTCCAAGAATCCTCATTTCTTTAATTAGAAGAATCAAAGCATATTAAACATGTATAATTGTACAATTAAAACTACCTGGACCCAACTCAACTCAAATTTAACCGGTCCACATAACTTAAGTAGACCTGATTTCTACCCAGGTCCAAAAGGTGAGACCTGAACCTCACCCAATTTATTGCCGGGTGGGTCCAATAGATGGGGCCAAACGTATTAAAATCAGGTCAGGTTCAACAGTTACTCATGGGTTAAGGTGTTTGGGAACCATGGAAGTAACATATATAAattaagcaaagtattccaattgcATAATCAAGCCCGATCACAGGGACTCCGagtttaatgtggaaaaactatttcaaaaaaaaaaaaaggcataaaacGATAGATATGCaccatgaaaataaaaaattacaagagagacaTTACTCGATTCGAATAAGCCCCGAATCATCCCAAGTTACACCCTCAAAAccttaggaacgaattagaaagctcttagaTACTCCTTATTCcaaattacacccatatatatagcctttaggagaatcacaatcgaaatagaaaacaaatcccgcacttatgcAATTTTGTATAACTCTGCACGCACGTTCGATGACACATTTAATGGCACTTTGATGGCATTAATAAATCATTGATGGTATCAAAGGCCTTCGATATAATTGAGCATGATTCCAAAACATGTTAGCAACAAAacattaatttttcaaatttttcgatggcatcaatgGCTCGTTGATGGCACCAAACCCCCATCCATGGCATTGAGCAAGACAactaaagtgtccagcaaccaagtAACTAGTGTGGCATTTTtaaattttctcaatggcat contains:
- the LOC131236903 gene encoding uncharacterized protein LOC131236903, whose product is VPTVSAAPSWVRPGPHLTRSRFPPLHSISRQAKKGQTREREREREREREMQKQGEAAPTGCYKCGRPGHWSRDCPFSPTNPNPDIPKSSSSYTQTWTGSKPLPEKSSENPKKKLPRTRPKLTPELLLSNDGLGFVLRHFARSFKYRGRGHEVSDLGNLIGLYAQWHSRLLPYYSFDQFIHKVEQVGATKRVRTCIRELRERVSYGGDPTMLHEPPVEHVAPDFEPGIEETMNTEGPVPDMADLPVESHDVEEMFDEIYRKATQEPSQSLQNEMAAAEIHPQQNSAEAPPNEVADIRENESNKAQITDEQKARMEANRLKALERIAARSQSSVAT